Proteins co-encoded in one Streptococcus parauberis NCFD 2020 genomic window:
- the citC gene encoding [citrate (pro-3S)-lyase] ligase, whose amino-acid sequence MPHFTVSQIFTFDKVNQAKVTQLLEDAGIKRDANLDYTCGIFEEDGTLIATGSLFVNTLRCFAVCKRYTGEGLLNQIITHLISVQFERGNTHLFVYTKPESSKFFKDLGFYPIAEIPNLVTFMENRRAGFSDYLKKLVADDNRNITDAAAIVMNANPFTLGHLHLIEKAARENQVVHLFLVSEDTSLVPFEVRKALILAGTSHLTNIIYHETGSYIISQSTFPSYFQKDSESIIKSQAEVDLSIFTKIAKTLDITKRYVGEEPNSLVTNIYNQAMQEKLPQMGIDCIVIPRLSIDGEIVSASTVRQLIKEDNLEAIKKFVPESTYQYFKSSQASEIIRNIQHETNVIHY is encoded by the coding sequence ATGCCACATTTTACTGTTTCACAAATTTTTACTTTTGATAAAGTAAACCAAGCAAAAGTAACTCAATTACTTGAAGATGCTGGTATAAAACGTGATGCCAATCTTGATTACACTTGTGGCATTTTTGAAGAGGATGGAACCCTAATTGCCACGGGAAGTTTGTTTGTAAATACATTACGCTGTTTCGCTGTATGTAAAAGGTATACCGGTGAAGGCCTCCTAAACCAAATAATAACACATTTAATTTCCGTTCAGTTTGAGAGAGGTAACACACATTTATTTGTATACACCAAACCCGAATCCAGCAAATTTTTTAAAGACTTGGGCTTCTATCCCATTGCCGAAATTCCAAATTTAGTTACTTTTATGGAGAATCGCCGAGCAGGTTTTAGTGATTACCTCAAAAAACTAGTAGCAGATGACAACAGAAACATTACTGATGCTGCCGCTATTGTTATGAATGCTAATCCTTTTACCTTAGGACATTTACACCTGATAGAAAAAGCGGCCCGTGAGAACCAAGTAGTCCATCTATTTTTGGTGAGCGAAGACACAAGCTTAGTTCCCTTTGAAGTTCGCAAAGCACTTATCTTAGCAGGTACAAGTCACCTGACGAATATTATTTACCATGAAACAGGCTCTTATATCATTAGTCAATCCACCTTTCCTTCGTATTTCCAAAAGGACAGCGAAAGTATCATAAAAAGCCAAGCTGAAGTCGACCTTAGCATCTTCACCAAAATTGCCAAGACACTCGACATCACTAAGCGATATGTTGGTGAGGAGCCAAATAGTCTAGTAACTAATATCTACAATCAGGCTATGCAAGAAAAACTCCCTCAAATGGGTATTGATTGTATAGTTATCCCTAGACTAAGTATTGATGGCGAGATTGTTAGTGCTTCAACTGTTCGACAACTGATAAAAGAAGATAATCTAGAAGCTATTAAAAAATTTGTTCCTGAAAGTACTTATCAGTATTTTAAATCAAGCCAAGCAAGTGAGATTATTCGTAACATTCAACATGAGACCAATGTTATCCATTATTAA
- a CDS encoding CitMHS family transporter: protein MLLTILAYAMIAIFMYVVMTKKMSPLSALVMIPLVFAVIAILTGSADLTADAAFVESLGGDKIANNFTAIGPMVMYGISQTAKTGIMLLFAILYFSIMLDTGLFDPITAKMIRFAKGDPMKVLMATAIVSAAVSMNGDGTTTTLIVVSAFLPIYQKLNMKVMNLGVLIILQNTIMNLLPWGGPTARAMSVLNVGSEILGYLAPGMVLSLLYVIFFVARSMGKKERQRLGVKELSEAELAELTAVADSEKDSIKRPNLFLFNGILTIVLIAWLVAGSFIESIAIPSLLLFAVGTIIALMVNYPNLKDQSKRIGDNAGDAVQVVILVFAAGIFMGLFQGSGMANALAQSFTTIIPKQLGGFWGIIIALLSAPGTFFLSNDGFYYGIMPVLAQAGARYGFDNMSMALASLMGQAFHLLSPLVAFIYLLLRLTGLDMGEWQKTAGKYALGIFIIFIVTIVLMGHMPIYIPQ from the coding sequence ATGTTACTCACAATATTGGCTTATGCCATGATCGCCATTTTCATGTATGTCGTAATGACCAAGAAAATGTCACCCTTATCTGCTTTGGTAATGATTCCTTTAGTGTTTGCAGTCATTGCAATCCTAACAGGTTCAGCTGACTTAACTGCAGATGCAGCTTTCGTTGAATCACTAGGCGGTGATAAAATTGCCAATAATTTCACAGCTATTGGCCCAATGGTTATGTATGGAATTAGTCAAACAGCCAAAACAGGTATTATGTTACTGTTTGCTATTCTATATTTCTCAATCATGTTAGATACAGGTCTATTTGATCCAATTACTGCAAAAATGATTCGCTTTGCAAAAGGTGATCCAATGAAAGTCTTGATGGCTACTGCTATTGTTTCTGCCGCTGTATCAATGAATGGTGACGGTACAACAACAACCCTTATTGTTGTGTCTGCTTTCTTACCAATCTACCAAAAGCTCAACATGAAAGTCATGAACTTAGGTGTTTTGATTATTTTACAAAACACCATCATGAACCTTCTTCCATGGGGTGGACCTACTGCACGTGCTATGTCAGTTCTAAATGTTGGATCAGAAATCCTTGGGTATTTAGCACCAGGTATGGTATTGTCACTTCTATATGTTATCTTCTTTGTTGCAAGAAGCATGGGTAAAAAAGAACGCCAACGACTTGGAGTTAAAGAGTTATCTGAGGCAGAATTAGCAGAACTGACCGCTGTTGCTGATAGTGAAAAAGATTCGATTAAAAGACCTAATCTCTTCCTTTTCAATGGTATCTTAACTATCGTACTTATTGCATGGTTAGTCGCAGGCTCATTTATTGAATCAATTGCTATTCCATCACTTCTTCTGTTTGCAGTAGGTACAATTATCGCCTTAATGGTTAACTACCCTAATTTAAAGGATCAATCAAAACGTATTGGTGACAATGCTGGCGATGCTGTTCAGGTCGTAATTCTAGTCTTTGCTGCTGGTATCTTTATGGGGCTCTTCCAAGGGTCTGGAATGGCAAATGCCTTAGCACAAAGCTTTACAACTATCATTCCTAAACAATTAGGCGGATTCTGGGGCATAATTATTGCCTTACTATCAGCACCTGGTACCTTCTTCTTATCAAATGATGGTTTCTATTATGGTATTATGCCAGTACTTGCTCAGGCAGGTGCACGTTATGGCTTCGACAACATGTCAATGGCCTTAGCATCACTTATGGGACAAGCATTCCACTTACTAAGTCCTTTAGTAGCTTTCATTTACCTCCTTCTTCGTTTAACAGGCTTAGATATGGGTGAATGGCAAAAAACAGCTGGTAAATATGCTCTAGGTATCTTTATTATCTTCATTGTAACTATTGTTTTAATGGGCCATATGCCAATCTATATTCCTCAATAA
- the citG gene encoding triphosphoribosyl-dephospho-CoA synthase CitG has translation MLDAPLLYFSQAASKALLYEVTLTPKPGLVDCANDGSHSDMTLATFIDSTAVLTAHFYRYIKIGFDNFRQDPQIIFNLLREEGIEAERSMFDATNGINTHKGVNFSFALILGATGAYLAQNPNKNLKDSFTADDTRAICQLIVPMTSHLIANDLQNLAEKEQLTYGEKLYLNYGIKGPRGEAAEGYPSLTKNALPYLRNHANSTSDKHFLQLKLLLHLMTFVEDANLIHRGGIGALRTVQKEAKELKDKNLASPDLCKQLSDYNDHLVQLHLSPGGSADLFALSLYFAFLEKII, from the coding sequence ATGCTTGATGCCCCATTGCTTTATTTTAGCCAGGCTGCTAGTAAAGCACTCTTATATGAAGTGACCTTAACTCCAAAGCCAGGATTAGTTGATTGTGCCAATGATGGTTCCCACTCCGACATGACCCTTGCAACTTTTATTGATTCAACTGCCGTATTAACCGCTCACTTCTATCGGTATATCAAAATTGGTTTTGATAATTTTAGACAAGACCCACAGATAATTTTCAACTTGCTCAGAGAGGAAGGTATTGAAGCTGAACGTTCAATGTTTGACGCCACTAATGGTATCAATACCCACAAAGGTGTAAACTTTTCCTTTGCATTAATTTTAGGAGCAACAGGCGCTTATCTGGCACAAAATCCTAACAAAAACTTAAAAGATTCCTTTACAGCTGATGATACCAGAGCTATTTGTCAACTGATAGTTCCAATGACAAGCCACCTGATCGCAAATGACTTGCAAAATTTAGCAGAAAAAGAACAATTAACATATGGAGAGAAACTCTACCTTAATTATGGTATCAAAGGTCCCAGAGGCGAGGCTGCAGAAGGGTATCCAAGCCTAACAAAAAATGCCCTCCCCTACTTACGAAACCATGCTAATTCAACATCAGATAAACATTTTTTACAACTAAAACTGCTCCTCCACTTGATGACTTTTGTTGAAGATGCTAATCTTATTCATCGCGGAGGAATTGGTGCCCTAAGAACCGTCCAGAAAGAAGCTAAAGAGTTAAAGGACAAGAACTTAGCATCACCTGACCTGTGTAAGCAATTATCCGACTACAACGACCATTTAGTTCAGTTACACTTAAGCCCCGGTGGCAGCGCAGATCTATTTGCACTTAGTCTTTATTTTGCATTCCTAGAGAAAATAATATAA
- a CDS encoding LysR family transcriptional regulator translates to MEIKDIEYVKAILDKGSVTKAAEALYITQPSLSTYLKNMNSRLGFDVFVQHGKKFELSYLGEEFLKYGLEILKIKGDFEDRLQIIQNNQFGRLKIAIPLLRSSYLVPVLLPKFKKLYPNVEIILNESSSAKFTQLLENGDVDIALMNRIETNQYLHSEQIKAEEMLIALPTKHSLCKKIANNQNQNFPIMDLNLLENELFILHQPDQFSRQVSDQIFAMHHFKPKHVLATRNIETASNLVANNLGVCFINSSHSKHIMMTDKITFFSLKIPFYVDLIVAYRKHRQLPTYAQAFIDICKETI, encoded by the coding sequence ATGGAAATTAAAGATATTGAATATGTCAAAGCAATCCTAGATAAGGGAAGTGTCACTAAAGCAGCTGAAGCACTCTATATCACTCAGCCCTCATTGAGTACTTACTTAAAGAACATGAATAGTAGACTTGGCTTTGACGTTTTTGTGCAACATGGTAAAAAATTTGAACTAAGCTATTTGGGAGAAGAATTCCTAAAATACGGTCTTGAGATATTAAAAATAAAAGGAGATTTTGAAGATCGTCTCCAGATTATCCAAAACAATCAATTTGGTCGCTTAAAAATTGCAATTCCTCTTCTAAGAAGTTCTTATCTAGTACCTGTCTTACTTCCAAAATTTAAAAAACTATACCCAAATGTAGAAATTATATTGAATGAATCATCATCCGCAAAATTTACACAACTATTAGAGAACGGAGATGTTGATATTGCTCTGATGAATCGTATTGAAACAAATCAATATCTACATAGTGAACAAATAAAAGCTGAAGAAATGCTTATTGCTTTGCCAACAAAGCACTCCCTTTGTAAAAAAATTGCAAATAATCAAAATCAAAATTTTCCAATTATGGATCTTAATCTACTAGAAAACGAACTCTTTATCCTACATCAACCTGACCAATTTTCTCGACAAGTATCAGATCAAATTTTTGCTATGCACCATTTCAAGCCTAAACATGTACTTGCAACAAGAAATATTGAAACAGCTTCAAATCTTGTTGCAAATAATTTAGGAGTTTGTTTTATCAATAGTAGTCATTCAAAACACATTATGATGACTGACAAGATTACATTTTTTTCTTTAAAAATTCCATTTTATGTTGATTTAATTGTTGCTTATCGTAAGCATCGTCAATTACCAACCTATGCTCAAGCATTTATTGATATCTGTAAAGAAACAATTTAA
- a CDS encoding AbrB family transcriptional regulator translates to MVIVFYTVTVGLLGGMIAKKLTIPAPFMIGSMLAVALLSVTTGQMGTVHSMKLFAQIISGAYIGQNVSKEDFLNLPKLGKAIAGLMTLFTLNMLVLGTILIVFFKMDAVTAFLSCLPGGIVDVSLMAIDMGAKADTVATMQTVRLVGILLILPNWVGFITNRFAPELRQIPRQQNESIKEVKELSLRKQNRLTNDLLILVISTIGGLIGEWSGLPVGALIISLLFSSALKVKRDTKQLHPYIRYIAQICAGSLIGCNFTHESFLQMIHLIIPIILLLSSYMIINGVFGYIMYKRGFLDIQSALFASSPAGATDISLLAGELGGDMPKIAGIQISRTLYTVIIMPLIIKLITLFI, encoded by the coding sequence ATGGTTATAGTATTTTATACAGTCACAGTTGGTTTGCTCGGCGGAATGATAGCCAAGAAGTTGACCATTCCAGCACCTTTTATGATTGGGAGTATGTTAGCAGTAGCCCTCTTGTCTGTTACAACAGGTCAGATGGGAACAGTCCATTCGATGAAGCTCTTTGCCCAGATAATCAGTGGTGCTTATATTGGACAGAATGTGAGTAAAGAAGATTTTCTCAATCTACCCAAATTAGGTAAAGCTATTGCTGGATTAATGACTCTTTTTACGTTAAATATGTTGGTTCTTGGGACCATTTTGATAGTATTTTTCAAAATGGATGCTGTCACAGCTTTTCTTTCTTGCCTACCTGGGGGGATTGTTGACGTCTCGTTAATGGCAATTGATATGGGAGCGAAAGCGGACACTGTGGCTACTATGCAAACCGTCAGATTAGTCGGGATATTACTTATTTTACCCAATTGGGTTGGTTTTATTACGAATCGTTTTGCACCGGAATTGCGACAAATCCCAAGACAACAAAATGAATCTATCAAAGAAGTGAAGGAACTAAGCTTACGCAAGCAGAATAGACTAACCAATGATTTGCTAATCTTGGTGATTTCGACAATTGGCGGTCTGATTGGCGAATGGAGCGGATTACCAGTAGGGGCCCTCATTATCTCTTTGCTTTTTTCATCAGCTCTGAAGGTAAAGCGAGATACAAAACAACTACATCCCTATATCAGATATATTGCGCAGATATGTGCGGGTTCTTTAATTGGATGTAATTTCACCCACGAAAGTTTCTTACAAATGATTCATCTCATTATTCCAATAATTCTTTTATTATCCAGTTATATGATAATAAATGGTGTCTTTGGATATATTATGTATAAGCGTGGTTTTTTAGATATTCAGTCAGCTTTGTTTGCTTCATCCCCTGCAGGGGCAACGGATATCTCACTACTAGCTGGTGAATTAGGTGGAGATATGCCTAAAATTGCTGGAATTCAAATCAGTCGAACACTTTATACTGTGATTATTATGCCTCTTATTATTAAATTAATTACCTTGTTTATATAA
- a CDS encoding GntR family transcriptional regulator produces MNPITEVVKHNLELSQNKPLKIALYEAFKKTIVLREIPAGTRINEKEFSTELNISRTPIRYALSALEEEKLVEHLPNKGIIVKGVSLDDAHEIFEIRKALDTLASTTAMNKMSIEDFEEMRQLLNTCEGYLVQDQVDKVLDNFNDFNNLIYEKSQMLRLKEIVSELQAYLLYFRRISISSVERRRKALDEHWMIYRGMKNKDYQQVNLITHEHLNNSLDFIVQDLEGRTDA; encoded by the coding sequence ATGAATCCGATTACCGAAGTAGTAAAACATAATTTAGAACTCTCACAAAATAAACCATTAAAAATTGCCTTATATGAAGCCTTCAAAAAGACCATTGTACTAAGGGAGATTCCAGCTGGAACCCGTATCAATGAAAAAGAGTTTTCAACTGAATTAAATATCAGTAGAACTCCTATTCGGTATGCCTTGAGTGCACTTGAGGAAGAAAAACTCGTTGAACATTTGCCTAATAAAGGTATTATTGTTAAAGGAGTCAGCCTTGATGATGCACATGAGATATTTGAAATTCGAAAAGCACTTGATACCTTGGCATCGACAACTGCAATGAATAAAATGTCCATTGAAGATTTTGAAGAAATGCGCCAACTCTTAAATACATGTGAAGGCTACTTAGTTCAAGACCAAGTTGATAAAGTCCTCGATAATTTCAATGATTTTAATAACTTAATTTATGAAAAAAGCCAAATGCTTCGTCTAAAAGAAATTGTTTCTGAATTGCAGGCTTACTTACTCTATTTTCGTCGTATCTCTATCTCATCAGTTGAGAGACGACGCAAAGCACTAGATGAACATTGGATGATTTATCGTGGTATGAAAAATAAAGATTACCAACAAGTTAATTTAATTACACATGAACACCTCAATAATTCTTTAGATTTTATTGTTCAAGATTTGGAAGGTAGAACAGATGCTTGA